A portion of the Pseudomonas koreensis genome contains these proteins:
- a CDS encoding DUF3203 family protein, which produces MPVRIDESNPEQKVCFFTVEHGEEKRTCDTLEVMTDSDKAMSYVEIDGKRTYITEAEADALTVAGAKDGRKHLKADDGDSVV; this is translated from the coding sequence ATGCCCGTTCGAATCGATGAGTCCAACCCCGAGCAGAAAGTGTGTTTTTTCACTGTCGAGCATGGTGAGGAGAAACGCACCTGCGACACTCTGGAAGTCATGACCGATAGCGACAAAGCCATGTCGTACGTGGAAATCGATGGCAAGCGCACCTACATCACCGAAGCAGAAGCCGACGCCTTGACCGTAGCCGGGGCCAAGGACGGACGCAAACATCTGAAGGCCGATGACGGCGATTCGGTGGTTTGA
- a CDS encoding putative bifunctional diguanylate cyclase/phosphodiesterase: MLIGSYSFTLVFISLCVAILASYTALDLTGRIATAKGRAVHFWTAGGALAMGVGVWSMHFIGMLAFKLPIDLGYDFALTALSLLIAVLSCGFALWLVSQPKLPLAQLAFGALIMGAGISAMHYTGMAALRMTPGIDYDPTLFSASLLIAVGASAAALWIAFRLRQQSPYVRLIRAGAAVIMGVAIVGMHYTGMAAAQFPDGSFCGATLDGLKGNGLDSLVVVTTLAVLSIALLTSILDARLEARTADLAHSLTVANRELTQLALHDPLTGLPNRMLLDDRINQAIRKVEEQGGCFALMFIDLDGFKPVNDAFGHHMGDQLLREVGVRLREDLRSQDTLARIGGDEFVLLVRLSERNDALGLAARQVGLIGRSFRVAEHDLQISASVGIALYPGNGDNAQELLMNADAAMYHAKGGGKNGYSFFDASMNTNARKQLQLLQDLRAAIEHNQFCLHYQPKFDAANGRPVGAEALLRWAHPLHGLLMPDKFIDLAEKTGLIIPMGEWVLNEACRQMREWYVLGYTDWRIAVNLSALQFCHAGLVQSVAKALATHHLPANSLTLEITETTAMSDADASMTVLQELSDMGVDLSIDDFGTGYSSLMYLKRLPANELKIDRGFVRDLEHDSDDAAIVSAIVALGQALDLRIVAEGVETGAQQDFLTKLGCDSLQGYLLGHPMPAERFMQDIVRGQRLAVV; the protein is encoded by the coding sequence ATGCTCATCGGCAGCTACTCCTTCACCCTGGTTTTCATTTCGTTGTGCGTCGCCATTCTGGCTTCCTACACGGCGCTTGACCTGACCGGGCGCATCGCCACGGCGAAAGGACGGGCCGTGCATTTCTGGACGGCGGGCGGGGCGCTGGCGATGGGGGTTGGCGTCTGGTCGATGCACTTCATCGGCATGCTCGCGTTCAAATTGCCGATCGACCTGGGTTATGACTTCGCCCTGACCGCGTTGTCGTTGCTGATCGCGGTGCTCTCTTGCGGCTTTGCCTTATGGCTGGTCAGCCAGCCGAAGCTGCCACTGGCGCAACTGGCTTTCGGCGCCTTGATCATGGGGGCGGGCATCAGCGCCATGCATTACACCGGCATGGCCGCGCTGCGCATGACCCCGGGCATCGATTACGACCCGACGTTGTTCAGTGCCTCTTTGCTGATAGCCGTCGGCGCTTCGGCAGCGGCGTTGTGGATTGCCTTTCGTTTGCGCCAGCAGTCGCCCTATGTGCGACTGATTCGCGCTGGCGCGGCGGTGATCATGGGTGTGGCAATTGTCGGCATGCATTACACCGGCATGGCCGCGGCACAATTTCCCGATGGCAGTTTCTGCGGCGCGACGCTCGATGGTTTGAAGGGCAACGGTCTCGACAGTCTGGTGGTAGTCACTACCCTGGCGGTGCTGTCGATCGCCTTGCTGACCTCGATTCTCGACGCCCGCCTCGAAGCGCGCACCGCTGATCTGGCGCACTCGCTGACCGTCGCCAACCGTGAACTCACCCAACTGGCCTTGCACGATCCGCTCACCGGACTGCCGAACCGCATGCTGCTCGATGACCGGATCAATCAGGCGATCAGAAAGGTCGAGGAACAGGGCGGCTGCTTCGCCTTGATGTTCATCGACCTCGACGGCTTCAAACCGGTCAACGACGCGTTCGGCCATCACATGGGCGACCAGTTGCTGCGCGAAGTCGGCGTGCGCCTGCGCGAAGATTTGCGCAGCCAGGACACCCTGGCGCGGATCGGTGGCGATGAATTCGTCCTGCTCGTGCGGCTGAGCGAGCGCAATGATGCTCTGGGTCTGGCCGCACGCCAGGTCGGCCTGATCGGCCGCAGTTTTCGCGTCGCCGAACACGACCTGCAGATTTCCGCCAGTGTCGGCATTGCCCTGTATCCAGGCAACGGTGACAACGCCCAGGAACTGCTGATGAATGCCGACGCGGCGATGTATCACGCCAAGGGCGGCGGCAAGAACGGCTACAGCTTCTTCGATGCGTCGATGAACACCAACGCGCGCAAACAACTGCAACTGTTGCAGGACCTGCGCGCGGCCATTGAGCACAACCAGTTCTGCCTGCATTACCAACCCAAGTTCGACGCCGCCAACGGTCGCCCGGTCGGTGCCGAGGCGCTGCTGCGTTGGGCGCATCCGCTGCACGGCCTGTTGATGCCGGACAAGTTCATCGATCTGGCGGAGAAAACCGGGCTGATCATCCCGATGGGCGAATGGGTACTCAACGAAGCCTGCCGGCAGATGCGCGAGTGGTACGTGCTCGGCTACACCGACTGGCGCATTGCGGTGAACCTCTCAGCGTTGCAGTTCTGCCATGCCGGGCTGGTGCAAAGCGTCGCCAAGGCGCTGGCGACCCACCATTTGCCGGCCAACAGCCTGACCCTGGAAATCACTGAAACCACCGCCATGAGCGACGCTGACGCGAGCATGACTGTACTGCAAGAGCTGTCGGACATGGGCGTCGACCTGTCGATCGACGACTTCGGCACCGGTTATTCCAGCCTTATGTACCTCAAGCGTCTGCCGGCCAATGAGTTGAAGATCGACCGCGGTTTCGTCCGCGATCTGGAGCATGACAGCGATGATGCTGCAATCGTCTCGGCGATTGTTGCGTTGGGGCAGGCCTTGGATCTGCGCATTGTCGCCGAAGGTGTCGAGACCGGCGCGCAACAGGATTTCCTGACCAAACTGGGCTGTGACTCGCTGCAGGGCTATCTGCTCGGCCACCCGATGCCGGCGGAGCGCTTCATGCAGGACATCGTGCGCGGGCAGCGGCTGGCGGTGGTCTGA
- the mapR gene encoding GntR family transcriptional regulator MpaR (MapR regulates genes involved in Pseudomonas quinolone signal (PQS) production and anthranilate metabolism), translated as MKRYEKFADDIAELIRSGVLGPGQRVPSVRYASQTYGVSPSTVFQAYYLLERRGLIRARPRSGYFVNAHTPSPFSEPAISSQVNESTEVDVSELVFSVLDSIKDPNTVPFGSAFPSPALFPLQRLSRSLASAAREMDPRMVVTDMSPGNPQLRRQIALRYMVGGLMLPMEELLITNGALEALNLCLQAVTEPGDLVAIEAPAFYASLQVLERLKLKAVEIPVHPRDGIDLGVLAQTLERHPIKACWCMTSFQNPMGASMPEAKKQELVELLREHQVPLIEDDVYAELYYGQQAPKPAKAFDTEGLVMHCGSFSKSLAPGYRIGWVAAGRFAQKIERLKLMTSLCASMPAQAAIADYLQHGGYDRHLRKLRYALEEQQSAMLAAIARYFPAQTRVSQPAGGYFLWLELPEQMDSLKLFQMALAQGISIAPGPIFSPTQRFRNCIRLNYGSPWTEESEKAMETLGRIVRSF; from the coding sequence ATGAAACGCTACGAAAAATTCGCCGACGACATCGCTGAACTGATCCGCTCCGGCGTGCTCGGCCCTGGCCAGCGGGTGCCGTCAGTGCGTTACGCCAGCCAGACTTACGGCGTCAGCCCGTCCACGGTGTTCCAGGCCTATTACCTGCTCGAACGTCGCGGCCTGATCCGCGCTCGGCCGCGTTCCGGTTACTTCGTCAACGCTCATACGCCGAGCCCTTTCTCCGAGCCAGCGATCAGCAGTCAGGTCAACGAGTCCACCGAAGTCGACGTCAGCGAACTGGTGTTCTCGGTGCTTGATTCGATCAAGGATCCGAACACCGTGCCGTTCGGCTCGGCATTCCCCAGCCCGGCCCTCTTCCCCCTGCAACGCCTGTCGCGCTCGTTGGCCAGCGCCGCGCGGGAGATGGATCCGCGCATGGTGGTCACCGACATGTCGCCGGGGAACCCGCAACTGCGCCGACAGATCGCCCTGCGCTACATGGTCGGAGGGCTGATGTTGCCGATGGAAGAATTGCTCATCACCAACGGGGCGCTCGAAGCGCTGAACCTGTGCCTGCAAGCGGTGACCGAACCCGGCGATCTGGTGGCCATCGAAGCCCCGGCGTTCTACGCCAGCCTGCAGGTGCTCGAGCGGCTGAAGCTCAAAGCGGTGGAAATCCCCGTGCATCCGCGCGACGGCATCGACCTCGGCGTGCTCGCGCAAACCCTGGAACGCCATCCGATCAAGGCCTGCTGGTGCATGACCAGTTTCCAGAACCCGATGGGCGCGAGCATGCCCGAGGCAAAAAAACAGGAACTGGTCGAACTGCTGCGTGAGCATCAGGTGCCGTTGATCGAGGACGATGTCTACGCCGAACTCTATTACGGCCAGCAGGCGCCGAAACCGGCCAAGGCTTTCGACACCGAAGGACTGGTCATGCATTGCGGCTCGTTCTCCAAAAGCCTCGCCCCCGGCTATCGCATAGGCTGGGTCGCCGCTGGGCGTTTCGCACAGAAAATCGAACGGCTGAAGCTGATGACCTCGCTGTGCGCGTCGATGCCGGCGCAGGCTGCGATCGCCGACTATCTGCAACACGGCGGCTATGACCGACACCTGCGCAAGCTGCGTTATGCCTTGGAAGAACAGCAGAGCGCGATGCTCGCGGCGATCGCCCGTTACTTCCCGGCGCAGACCCGGGTCAGCCAACCGGCGGGCGGCTACTTTCTGTGGCTGGAATTGCCGGAGCAGATGGATTCGCTGAAGTTGTTTCAAATGGCCCTGGCACAAGGCATCAGCATCGCGCCGGGGCCGATTTTCTCGCCGACCCAGCGCTTCAGGAACTGTATTCGATTGAATTACGGCAGCCCGTGGACCGAGGAATCGGAAAAGGCCATGGAGACGTTGGGGCGGATTGTGCGGTCGTTTTGA
- a CDS encoding alpha-1,4-glucan--maltose-1-phosphate maltosyltransferase, which yields MTAERPSELSYNPHMPLSQALLLPRIVIENTMPTLDGGQFAVKSIAGREVVVTSKVFADGHDKLAVRIRWREEGQETWQTEVLSDQGNNTWRGQFRPEEQGRYLYCIEAWIDHFASFQYELEKKHNAAVPVSLELQEGRTMVQQAAERSEGQLSEQLAALHHELSGLLETEQVALFLHSRSAELMAQADHRAYLSVSAEFPMDVERELAEFASWYELFPRSITDDPKRHGTFNDVHSRLPMIQDMGFDVLYFTPIHPIGRAHRKGRNNSLTAGPDDPGSPYAIGSEEGGHEAIHSQLGTRDDFRRLVAAAADHGLEIALDFAIQCSQDHPWLKEHPGWFNWRPDGTIKYAENPPKKYQDIVNVDFYAPDAIPSLWVELRDIVVGWVKEGVKIFRVDNPHTKPLPFWQWLIADVRTLYPEVIFLAEAFTTPAMMARLGRVGYSQSYTYFTWRNTKAELAEYFTELNESPWRECYRPNFFVNTPDINPAFLHESGRPGFLIRAALATMGSGLWGMYSGFELCESAPVPGKEEYLDSEKYEIRVRDFTAPGNIIAEIAQLNRIRRQNPALHTHLGLKIYNAWNDNILYFGKRSADGSNFILVAVSLDPHNVQEANFELPLWEMGLPDDATTHGEDLMNGHRWDWHGKYQFMRIDPAYQPFGIWRISAT from the coding sequence ATGACTGCTGAAAGACCTTCAGAGCTGAGTTACAACCCGCACATGCCGCTGTCGCAGGCATTGCTGCTTCCACGCATCGTCATCGAAAACACCATGCCGACCCTCGACGGCGGCCAGTTTGCCGTCAAGTCAATTGCCGGGCGCGAAGTGGTGGTGACCAGCAAAGTATTTGCCGACGGCCATGACAAGCTCGCCGTACGCATCCGCTGGCGCGAAGAAGGCCAGGAAACCTGGCAGACCGAGGTCCTGTCCGATCAGGGCAACAACACTTGGCGAGGCCAGTTCCGTCCTGAGGAGCAGGGTCGCTACCTGTATTGCATAGAAGCCTGGATCGATCACTTCGCCAGCTTCCAGTACGAACTGGAGAAAAAGCACAACGCGGCGGTGCCGGTTTCCCTGGAGTTGCAAGAAGGCCGGACCATGGTGCAACAGGCTGCAGAACGCAGCGAAGGTCAGCTCAGCGAGCAGCTCGCCGCGCTGCACCATGAATTGTCCGGGCTGCTCGAAACCGAGCAGGTCGCATTGTTTCTGCACTCGCGCAGTGCGGAGCTGATGGCCCAGGCCGATCACCGCGCGTACTTGAGCGTCAGCGCCGAGTTCCCCATGGACGTCGAGCGCGAGCTCGCCGAGTTCGCCAGTTGGTATGAACTGTTTCCGCGCTCGATCACCGACGACCCCAAGCGTCACGGCACCTTTAATGACGTGCACTCCCGTCTGCCGATGATCCAGGACATGGGCTTCGACGTGTTGTACTTCACGCCGATTCACCCGATCGGCCGCGCCCACCGCAAGGGTCGCAACAATTCCCTGACCGCTGGCCCCGACGATCCCGGCAGTCCGTACGCAATCGGCAGCGAGGAGGGTGGCCACGAGGCAATTCACTCGCAACTCGGCACCCGTGACGACTTCCGCCGCTTGGTGGCCGCGGCTGCGGATCATGGTCTGGAAATCGCCCTCGACTTCGCGATCCAGTGTTCTCAGGATCACCCGTGGCTCAAGGAGCATCCGGGCTGGTTCAACTGGCGCCCAGACGGCACGATCAAATACGCAGAGAACCCGCCGAAGAAATATCAGGACATTGTCAACGTCGACTTCTACGCGCCGGATGCGATTCCGAGCCTGTGGGTCGAGTTGCGCGACATCGTGGTTGGCTGGGTCAAGGAGGGCGTGAAGATCTTCCGCGTCGACAACCCGCACACCAAACCGCTGCCGTTCTGGCAATGGTTGATCGCCGATGTGCGCACCTTGTACCCGGAAGTGATCTTCCTCGCCGAGGCCTTCACCACGCCGGCGATGATGGCGCGGCTGGGCAGGGTCGGGTATTCGCAGAGCTATACCTACTTCACCTGGCGCAACACCAAGGCCGAGCTGGCGGAATATTTCACTGAACTGAACGAGTCGCCTTGGCGCGAATGCTACCGGCCGAATTTCTTCGTCAATACCCCGGACATCAACCCGGCGTTCCTGCATGAGTCAGGGCGTCCCGGTTTCCTTATCCGCGCCGCGCTGGCGACCATGGGCTCTGGGCTGTGGGGGATGTATTCCGGGTTTGAACTGTGCGAATCGGCGCCGGTGCCGGGTAAAGAGGAATACCTGGATTCGGAGAAATATGAAATCCGCGTCCGCGATTTCACCGCCCCGGGCAACATCATTGCCGAGATCGCCCAGCTCAACCGTATCCGCCGGCAGAACCCGGCGCTGCACACGCACCTGGGCCTGAAAATCTACAACGCGTGGAACGACAACATTCTGTACTTCGGCAAGCGCAGCGCCGATGGCAGCAATTTCATTCTGGTCGCGGTCAGCCTCGATCCTCATAACGTGCAGGAAGCGAATTTCGAACTGCCGCTGTGGGAAATGGGCCTGCCGGACGACGCCACCACCCATGGCGAGGATTTGATGAACGGCCATCGCTGGGACTGGCACGGCAAATATCAGTTCATGCGCATCGACCCGGCGTATCAGCCGTTCGGGATTTGGCGCATCAGCGCTACGTAA
- a CDS encoding SDR family oxidoreductase translates to MDKVIVITGGGRGIGAATALLAAEQGYRICINYQSDEQAAHSVLEQVRALGAQAIAVRADVSIEDEVIAMFQRVDSELGRVTALVNNAGTVGQKSRVDEMSEFRILKIMKTNVLAPILCAKHAILRMSPKHGGQGGSIVNVSSVAARLGSPNEYVDYAASKGALDTFTIGLSKEVAGEGIRVNAVRPGYIYTDFHALSGDPDRVSKLESAIPMARGGRPDEVAEAIVWLLSDKASYATGTFVDLGGGR, encoded by the coding sequence ATGGATAAAGTCATTGTCATCACCGGTGGCGGGCGCGGAATCGGCGCTGCCACGGCTTTGTTGGCAGCCGAACAGGGCTACCGGATCTGCATCAACTATCAGTCGGATGAACAGGCCGCACACAGCGTGCTCGAACAGGTTCGAGCCTTGGGCGCCCAGGCCATTGCTGTTCGCGCCGATGTCAGTATCGAAGACGAAGTGATCGCAATGTTCCAGCGCGTCGACAGCGAGCTGGGCCGGGTCACCGCGCTGGTCAACAACGCCGGCACCGTGGGCCAGAAGTCGCGAGTCGATGAAATGTCCGAATTCCGCATCCTCAAAATCATGAAAACCAACGTGCTGGCGCCGATCCTCTGCGCCAAGCACGCGATTCTGCGCATGTCACCGAAACACGGCGGGCAGGGCGGCAGCATCGTCAACGTGTCTTCGGTTGCGGCACGCCTCGGTTCGCCGAACGAGTACGTGGATTACGCCGCCTCCAAAGGTGCGCTCGACACCTTCACTATCGGTCTGTCGAAAGAAGTCGCGGGTGAGGGCATTCGCGTCAATGCCGTGCGTCCGGGTTACATCTACACCGATTTTCATGCGCTGAGCGGCGATCCGGATCGGGTCAGCAAGCTTGAGTCGGCGATTCCCATGGCTCGGGGCGGGCGGCCGGATGAGGTAGCGGAAGCGATTGTCTGGTTGCTGTCGGACAAGGCTTCTTATGCCACCGGGACGTTTGTTGATTTGGGGGGTGGGCGCTGA
- the ccoG gene encoding cytochrome c oxidase accessory protein CcoG, with the protein MSEQIPVRTVEASPTINNVPARPTKVTARSSDNQIHTRSFTGLFRTLRMSGAGFLFVLFFGTVWLNWGGRQAVLWDLSESKFHIFGATFWPQDFILLSALLIIAAFGLFAITVFAGRVWCGYTCPQSSWTWIFMWCEKITEGERNQRIKLQAAPWGLNKLARRAAKHTLWLAISIMTGLTFVGYFTPIRPLAEELLTLQIGGVSLFWVLFFAAATYINAGWLREAVCMHMCPYARFQSVMFDKDTLTIAYDAARGENRGPRKRDVRPVEAGLGDCIDCQLCVQVCPTGIDIRDGLQMECIGCAACIDACDSIMDKMHYPRGLIRYSSERELQGGKTHLLRPRLIGYTAVFLVMVGALVLALIERPMVSLDVTKDRGLFRENAQGQIENIYSLKVINKTQQHQDYRLSLVDGQGFELKGKTALSLMPGEIVDVPVSVAMTTERPASSSQTLSFRIEDIDEPQVYSLAKSRFVAPMNR; encoded by the coding sequence ATGAGCGAGCAAATCCCCGTCCGAACCGTAGAAGCATCGCCAACGATAAACAACGTACCCGCGCGCCCGACGAAGGTGACGGCCAGATCAAGCGACAATCAGATCCATACCCGCAGTTTCACCGGTCTGTTTCGCACCTTGCGCATGAGCGGCGCGGGGTTTCTGTTTGTATTGTTCTTCGGCACCGTGTGGCTGAATTGGGGCGGTCGCCAGGCAGTGTTGTGGGACTTGTCGGAAAGCAAATTCCACATTTTCGGTGCGACCTTCTGGCCGCAGGACTTCATTCTGCTCTCGGCCCTGCTGATCATCGCCGCGTTCGGTCTGTTCGCCATCACCGTGTTCGCCGGGCGGGTCTGGTGCGGTTACACCTGTCCGCAAAGTTCGTGGACGTGGATCTTCATGTGGTGCGAGAAGATCACCGAAGGCGAGCGCAACCAGCGGATCAAACTGCAAGCCGCGCCGTGGGGCCTGAACAAACTGGCCCGCCGCGCGGCCAAGCACACGCTGTGGCTGGCAATCAGCATAATGACCGGCCTGACCTTCGTCGGCTACTTCACCCCGATCCGGCCGCTTGCCGAAGAATTGCTCACTCTGCAAATCGGTGGCGTCAGCCTGTTCTGGGTGCTGTTTTTCGCTGCCGCCACCTACATCAACGCCGGTTGGCTGCGCGAGGCGGTGTGCATGCATATGTGCCCGTATGCGCGGTTCCAGAGTGTGATGTTCGACAAGGACACGCTGACCATCGCCTACGACGCCGCGCGGGGTGAAAACCGTGGCCCGCGCAAGCGTGACGTGCGTCCAGTCGAGGCTGGCCTGGGCGATTGTATTGACTGTCAGTTGTGCGTGCAGGTCTGCCCGACCGGCATCGACATCCGCGATGGTTTGCAAATGGAATGCATCGGCTGCGCAGCGTGCATCGATGCCTGCGATTCGATCATGGACAAAATGCATTACCCGCGCGGCCTGATCCGCTACAGTTCCGAGCGCGAACTGCAGGGCGGCAAGACCCATCTGCTGCGTCCGCGTCTGATTGGCTACACGGCGGTGTTCCTGGTGATGGTCGGCGCGTTGGTGCTGGCATTGATCGAGCGGCCGATGGTGTCGCTGGACGTGACCAAGGATCGCGGCTTGTTTCGCGAGAACGCTCAGGGGCAGATCGAGAATATTTATTCGCTGAAAGTGATCAACAAGACTCAGCAGCACCAGGATTACCGGTTGAGTCTGGTTGATGGCCAAGGGTTCGAGTTAAAGGGCAAGACGGCCCTCAGTCTGATGCCGGGAGAGATTGTCGATGTGCCGGTGTCGGTGGCCATGACTACCGAGCGGCCGGCGAGCAGTTCGCAAACGTTGAGTTTCAGGATTGAAGACATTGATGAACCGCAGGTTTACAGCTTGGCGAAGAGCCGGTTTGTCGCGCCGATGAATCGCTGA
- a CDS encoding MgtC/SapB family protein has product MEDWWDEVWATLQAEFADVGDASQLTRITVRLLMAAMLGGILGFEREHKGKAAGVRTHMLVALGAALFVLVPQTSGAESDAMSRVLQGVIAGIGFLGAGTILKNQQGDESHVKGLTTAAGLWMTAAIGVAVGLGKEATAVLSTLLALAIFSVMPYVVRVFEKDVDKNDHL; this is encoded by the coding sequence ATGGAAGACTGGTGGGACGAAGTGTGGGCAACTCTGCAGGCCGAATTCGCCGACGTCGGCGACGCCTCGCAACTGACGCGAATCACTGTACGTTTGCTGATGGCGGCGATGCTCGGCGGGATTCTTGGTTTCGAGCGCGAACATAAAGGCAAGGCTGCCGGCGTGCGCACACACATGCTGGTGGCCTTGGGTGCTGCGCTGTTTGTACTGGTGCCGCAGACCTCGGGCGCGGAATCCGATGCCATGAGCCGGGTATTGCAGGGTGTGATCGCCGGGATCGGCTTTCTGGGAGCGGGCACAATCCTGAAAAATCAGCAGGGCGACGAATCCCATGTCAAAGGCCTGACCACGGCCGCCGGGTTATGGATGACAGCGGCCATCGGCGTGGCAGTGGGGCTGGGCAAGGAAGCGACGGCAGTGCTGAGTACCCTGCTGGCACTGGCGATCTTCAGTGTGATGCCGTACGTGGTCAGGGTGTTCGAAAAGGATGTCGACAAGAACGACCACCTCTAG